Genomic window (Streptococcus porcinus):
CTAATAAACAGGAGTTAGGAATTCTTATGGCTGGTGGTTCAATTGATAAGGAGGAAGAAAATGTCTAAAAAGGCACAAAAAATTGCAGTTCCTGTCATTTCCGTCTTATTAGGTTTTGTACTTGGTGCAATCATTATGTTTATCTTTGGATATGATCCAATATGGGGTTACGAAGGCTTATTTAATGTTGCTTTTGGTAGTGTTAAAAATATTGGTGAAATACTAAGAGCAATGGGGCCACTGATTCTTATAGCTTTAGGCTTTACAGTTGCAAGCCGAGCAGGTTTTTTTAACATCGGTCTCTCCGGACAAGCTTTGGCAGGATGGATTTCTTCAACTTGGTTTGCCCTTTCACATCCAGACATGTCTCGTCCATTACTGATTTTATTGACAGTAATAATTGGGATGGTAGCAGGGGGAATCGCTGGAGCAATACCTGGTATTTTACGTGCCTTCCTAGGAACTAGCGAAGTTATTGTAACCATTATGATGAACTATATTATTTTATATACTGGTAACGCTGTTATCCAAAATGGCTTCGCAAAAAATATTAAACAAAGTATTGATTCCTCTGTTCAAGTTAGTCATAATGCTAGCTATCAAATGTCGTGGCTATCCGAATTAACAAATAATTCAAGGCTTAATATTGGCATTTTCTTTGCTCTAATAGCTATCTTTATTATTTGGTTCTTACTAAATAAAACAACTTTAGGATTTGAAATTCGCTCAGTTGTCTAAATCCTCATGCCAGTGAATATGCTGGTATGTCTGCGAAAAGAACTATCATTCTTTCAATGATTATTTCAGGTGCACTAGCTGGCCTAGGTGGTGTTGTTGAAGGATTGGGTACTTTTGAAAATGTATTTGTTCAATCAAGTTCTTTAGCTATTGGTTTTGATGGTATGGCAGTGAGCCTTCTCGCAGCTAATAATCCACTTGGTATCTTTTTCTCATCTTTCCTTTTTGGTGTCCTAAATGTTGGTGCACCTGGTATGAATGTTGCTGGAATTCCTCCAGAACTGGTCAAAATTGTGACAGCCTCAATTATTTTCTTTGTGGGGGCACATTACTTAATTGAACGTTATATGATTAGAAGTAAAAAAACAACTGTGAAAGGTGGTAAATAAGATGTCATTAGTTACAATTCTTTCATTGTTAATATCTTCAATGTTGATTTATGCTACCCCTCTTATTTTCACAAGTATTGGTGGTACTTTCTCAGAAAGATCTGGTGTTGTTAACGTCGGATTAGAGGGGATTATGGTAATGGGAGCATTTTCAGGTATTGTATTCAACTTAGAATTTGTTGATACATTTGGAAAAGCAACCCCTTGGATTGCCGTTTTAGTTGGCGGTTTAGTTGGACTAATCTTCTCATTGCTCCATGCTGTAGCTACCATTAATTTTAGAGCAGATCACATTGTTTCTGGTACTGTTTTAAATCTATTAGCTCCTTCTCTAGCAGTCTTCCTAGTAAAAGTTTTCTACGGAAAAGGTCAAACTGATAATATTCAAGCTTCTTTTGGTAAATTTGATTTTCCTATTTTAAGTGATATTCCTATCATTGGTCATATTTTCTTTAAGGATACAACCTTAGTCGGCTATTTAGCTGTTGGTTTTTCTTTCCTTGCCTGGTTTATTCTTTATAAAACACGTTTTGGTCTGCGCTTACGTTCAGTAGGTGAACACCCTCAGGCAGCTGATACACTGGGAATAAATGTTTACCTAATGAAATATTATGGTGTTATGATTTCTGGTTTCCTTGGTGGTATCGGAGGGGCAGTATATGCACAATCCATTTCAGTTAACTTTGCCGTAACGACGATTTTAGGTCCTGGATTTATTTCACTTGCTGCAATGATTATTGGTAAGTGGAATCCAGTAGGAGCAATGTTATCTAGTTTATTCTTTGGCTTGTCTCAAAGCTTAGCTGTCATAGGGGCTCAGCTACCTTTATTAGAAAAAATTCCGACAGTATATTTAGAGATAGCACCATATCTCTTCACTATCATCATTCTTGCCGCTTTCTTTGGACAAGCAGTAGCACCTAAAGCAGATGGTGTTAACTATATAAAATCTAAATAAAAGATTAAATTTAAAATATGTAAGAAGCTCTAGAATTTCTGGGGCTTTTTACATATTTTAAATTATAGCTTGAAGAATAAAAACGCTAATATTTTACGAAAAATCTAATCTTTTTGAAATCTATTGCTAAACAAATGATAATAATGTATTATTATTAACGGACATTCTATTGGAGGAATATATTGTGAAAAGTAAAATTCGCTCGAAAAAATTAATTATGCTTCAGTTATCACTTGCTGCAACAAGTGTTTTATTAACCCAAGTAAGCAGTGTATCAGCTACTGAATCAAATTCAGAAGCAGTCGTTTCGAAGCAGGTAGAGCAACCTGTTGCTATCAACTCAACAACTGAGTCAGTAGAAACTACTGAGCAGGTTGGTAAGGAAGTAGAAGCTAAAGAAACAATTACTGAACCAGTTTCTGAAGAACAACAAAAACCATTGATTGATCAAGTAGATCCTTCAAATGTTAAAGAACTTTGGGAAAAAGTTGGTAAAGGAAAAGGAGCATTAATTGCTGTCATTGATTCTGGAATTGAACAGACGCATGACATGTTAAAACCTAGTGATAGCAGTGATTTAAAATATAAAAGTGAAGAAGAAATAGAAGCTAAGAAAAAAGAGCGTGGGATTGATAGAGGAAAATGGGTAAATAATAAACTTGTTTTTTATCATGATTATAACTCGGGAGTAAACTCTCCAAAGGCTAATAACGATAATCTATATCACGGAACCCATGTTGCTGGCGTTGCTACAGGTTCAATGAAAAGTGAAAAAAATGAACTTTTAATGGAGGGAGTTGCTCCAGAAGCCCAACTAATGTTTTTAAAAGTTGGGGAAACAAAAGTTATGTCTGAAAAAGAAAATCTGTATGCTTTAGCGATTGAGGATGCAATTGCTCTTGGTGCTACAGCTATTAACATGAGTGTTGGGAATGTTGGTAAAGCCAGTGACGAATTAAAAGAGAGTGTTCATAGAGCGTTAAATGCAGCTAGAGAAAAAGGGGTAGCAGTTGTTGTTGCAGCTGGAAATGAATTTGCAATGGGAGGCTCTTCCTTAAAACCTTTAGCTAAGAATCCTGATTTTGGTGTTATTGGGACACCTGCAACGACAGATGATGTTCTTACTATTGCAGCTTATGTTGCACCAGAAACTATAAGTGAAGTTTTTACTGTTAAGGCTAAGAATGAATCAAAAGAATTAGCGGTAACTGTGGCTAGTCCTTTCCCTAAAGGAAAAGAACTGAATTTTGTTTACATTGGGGATGGTTTAGAAAATGATTACCGTGATAAAGATGTCAAAGATAAGGTTGTCGTTGTAAACTATGGAGGTGTTAAAACTTCAAAAGCAACTGCTGAACTTGCTCAATCTAAAGGAGTAGCTGGCGTTCTTGTTCATCACAAAGATTATAAGCGACCTCTCTTACCTTTAAATTATCACGGGCAATTACCTATGGGTTTTATCAGTCTTGAAGATTTTGACTATCTTAAGTCTTTAGACGAAGCTACTTTAAGCTTTGATCGAAAGAAAAAACTTGTAGCAGTTCCTGGTGGTAGACAAATGGCAAACTTCTCAAGTTGGGGGCTATCTGCAGACGGTAATATGAAACCTGATCTATCTGCTCCAGGCTATGAAATTTATTCTCCATCTTTGGGCAATACCTATAGTCCAATGTCTGGAACAAGTACAGCTAGTCCACACGCTATGGGAATTGTTAGTCTAGTACAAGAATATGTTAAGAAAAAATTCTCTCAATATAGTCCTGAAGAGCAACTAAGATTAGTCAAAAATATTTTAATGTCAACAGCAAGTCCAATTATTAGTCCAGATGATAATACCTATTACTCACCTCGACTCCAAGGCGCGGGTGCTATTGATGCCAAAAAAGCTATTGCTACAGAAGTCTTTGTGACAGGAACAAACGGTTTAGCAAAAATCAATTTAGGTGATGTCTCAAATACATTTGTATTAAAAGTCAAATTACATAATATGAGCAGTCAAGCCAAGCAGTTTAAGTACTATGCAACAGTACTCACAGATAAAGTTGAAGATGGCAAAATGACACTACGTCCTAAGGAATTATATAAAACGGATAAACAAGAGGTTAATCTTGCTCCTAATGAGGTAAAAGAGGTTACAATCACAGTTGATATTAGTAAGTTTGATACTGAATTAAGTAGTAAAATGATTAATGGCTACTTTGTAGACGGTTTCGTTCATTTTGACACAAACGATGGAGTTCAAAATGCTCTTTCAATTCCTTTTATTGGTTTTAAAGGCAAATTTGCTGATTTAGAAGCTCTAGATAGCCCGATCTATAAGAGCCTTGAAGGTACCTTCTATTACACTCCAGAAGCAGAACAAGATAAATTAGACTTCAAAGTTGATGGCATTCAACAAATAAAAAATAGCCACTTTACAGGCTTGATGACAGATTTTACACCTTGGTCAATAGTAGAAGGAAGTAAATCCGAAGAGTTTGTAGCTGAACTTTCTCCAGAGATTTCGACTGAAGATTTCCTTGGTTCCTATACAAAAGAAGGAGATGAGACAGTTCGACGCTTCCATTTCCAAGATGGTAAGCCATATCTCGCTATATCTCCAAATGGTGATAATAATATGGACAGTCTTGTTTTTAAAGGTATTTTCTTAAGAAATACTAAAGATATTAAAGCACAAGTCTTTAAAAATGATGATTTAACAACTCCAATTTGGGAAAGCCAAGTTACACCGTTTGCTCAAAAACACGTCAATACTAATGAATTAAAGCAAGGTGTCTTGGAGAAAACAAGATGGGATGGTAAAGATTCTTCTGGTGATACCGTAAAAGAAGGAAAATATGTTTATCGTGTAATTTATACCCCAATTGCAAAGGGAGCTAAGGAACAGTTTGTGGACTTCAATATTTTAGTTGATTTAACTTTACCAGAGCTTCCTAAGGGTATTAGTTTTGATTCAGAAAAAAGAAGTTTGACAATTCCAAAAGTCTTTAGTGAGCACTCAAATAACGCTTACCGGGATCGTCTTTATTACAAATATGGAGATGAAATTGTTAATTTTATTTTCTTTGACAGAGATGAAAATGGTCAATTTATCTTACCAACAGAAATTGAAGATGAGTTGAGCGGAGAAATGATTACAATCGATATTAGTAAAACGGATCGTTTATACTATGTACTAGAGGATAGAGCTGGTAATTATAGTGCTATCACACTTGAAGAATTGCTTAAAAATAAAGAAAATGAGAAATCAAATGAAATTCTTGTAGGTCAACAAACTCCAGTTTTACCTGAAAAGGAAAATCAATTAAACAAGCAAAGAACTGTTGTAAAACC
Coding sequences:
- a CDS encoding ABC transporter permease; protein product: MSLVTILSLLISSMLIYATPLIFTSIGGTFSERSGVVNVGLEGIMVMGAFSGIVFNLEFVDTFGKATPWIAVLVGGLVGLIFSLLHAVATINFRADHIVSGTVLNLLAPSLAVFLVKVFYGKGQTDNIQASFGKFDFPILSDIPIIGHIFFKDTTLVGYLAVGFSFLAWFILYKTRFGLRLRSVGEHPQAADTLGINVYLMKYYGVMISGFLGGIGGAVYAQSISVNFAVTTILGPGFISLAAMIIGKWNPVGAMLSSLFFGLSQSLAVIGAQLPLLEKIPTVYLEIAPYLFTIIILAAFFGQAVAPKADGVNYIKSK
- a CDS encoding S8 family serine peptidase, producing the protein MKSKIRSKKLIMLQLSLAATSVLLTQVSSVSATESNSEAVVSKQVEQPVAINSTTESVETTEQVGKEVEAKETITEPVSEEQQKPLIDQVDPSNVKELWEKVGKGKGALIAVIDSGIEQTHDMLKPSDSSDLKYKSEEEIEAKKKERGIDRGKWVNNKLVFYHDYNSGVNSPKANNDNLYHGTHVAGVATGSMKSEKNELLMEGVAPEAQLMFLKVGETKVMSEKENLYALAIEDAIALGATAINMSVGNVGKASDELKESVHRALNAAREKGVAVVVAAGNEFAMGGSSLKPLAKNPDFGVIGTPATTDDVLTIAAYVAPETISEVFTVKAKNESKELAVTVASPFPKGKELNFVYIGDGLENDYRDKDVKDKVVVVNYGGVKTSKATAELAQSKGVAGVLVHHKDYKRPLLPLNYHGQLPMGFISLEDFDYLKSLDEATLSFDRKKKLVAVPGGRQMANFSSWGLSADGNMKPDLSAPGYEIYSPSLGNTYSPMSGTSTASPHAMGIVSLVQEYVKKKFSQYSPEEQLRLVKNILMSTASPIISPDDNTYYSPRLQGAGAIDAKKAIATEVFVTGTNGLAKINLGDVSNTFVLKVKLHNMSSQAKQFKYYATVLTDKVEDGKMTLRPKELYKTDKQEVNLAPNEVKEVTITVDISKFDTELSSKMINGYFVDGFVHFDTNDGVQNALSIPFIGFKGKFADLEALDSPIYKSLEGTFYYTPEAEQDKLDFKVDGIQQIKNSHFTGLMTDFTPWSIVEGSKSEEFVAELSPEISTEDFLGSYTKEGDETVRRFHFQDGKPYLAISPNGDNNMDSLVFKGIFLRNTKDIKAQVFKNDDLTTPIWESQVTPFAQKHVNTNELKQGVLEKTRWDGKDSSGDTVKEGKYVYRVIYTPIAKGAKEQFVDFNILVDLTLPELPKGISFDSEKRSLTIPKVFSEHSNNAYRDRLYYKYGDEIVNFIFFDRDENGQFILPTEIEDELSGEMITIDISKTDRLYYVLEDRAGNYSAITLEELLKNKENEKSNEILVGQQTPVLPEKENQLNKQRTVVKPLVSIDEQKASQNNAKSLLKELHITKEGVDSKVANVVEGQEKENSLPMTNDSQKTHKVLGSLALILALVLASISFFKRKLH